The Hippoglossus hippoglossus isolate fHipHip1 chromosome 2, fHipHip1.pri, whole genome shotgun sequence genome includes a region encoding these proteins:
- the LOC117775059 gene encoding helix-loop-helix protein 2-like, protein MMLSPDQAESDLSWTQSDPETMLNGLRSAGCTSDDPTEGEERAKCKSDQPLSREEKRRRRRATAKYRSAHATRERIRVEAFNVAFAELRKLLPTLPPDKKLSKIEILRLAICYISYLNHVLDV, encoded by the coding sequence ATGATGCTGAGCCCGGACCAGGCCGAGTCGGACCTCTCCTGGACTCAGTCCGACCCGGAGACCATGCTCAACGGCCTCAGGTCGGCCGGCTGCACCTCGGACGACCCGACGGAGGGAGAGGAACGGGCCAAGTGCAAATCCGACCAGCCGCTGAGCCGGGAGGAgaagcggcggcggcggagggcCACGGCCAAGTACCGCTCGGCCCACGCCACCCGGGAGAGGATCCGGGTGGAGGCGTTCAACGTGGCCTTCGCGGAGCTGAGGAAGCTGCTGCCCACCTTGCCCCCCGACAAGAAACTCTCCAAGATCGAGATCCTCAGACTGGCTATCTGTTACATCTCCTATCTCAACCACGTGTTGGATGTGTGA